The DNA window AGCAAAAGAGGCGGCTTGCCGGGTACCGGCCGGGTCGCCATATATTTGATGCGGCCAGCGCCGCTTGATCGCGATTCGGAGCGAACCATGAACTGGCTCACCAATGTCGTCCGGCCGAAAATCCGCAACATCCTGCGTCGTGAGACGCCGGAGAATTTGTGGATCAAATGCCCCGATTCAGGGCAGCTGGTATTCTACAAGGATGTCGAAGCCAATCAGTTCGTGATTCCCGGCTCGAACTATCACATGCGCATGGGCGCGATGGCGCGGCTGAAATCGATCTTCGACAACGAGACCTGGTACGACATCGCGCTCCCCGAGGTGATGGCCGATCCCCTGAAATTCCGCGACGAACGAAGATACGCCGACCGGATCAAGGACGCGCGCGCCAAGACCGGACTGAACGACGCCATCAAGGTTGGCTATGGCAAGCTCGAGGGCGCAGGCGTCGTGATCGCAGTACAGGATTTCGATTTCATGGGCGGCTCGCTCGGCATGGCGGCCGGCGAAGCGATCGTGCGCGGACTCGAACTCGCGCTGGAGAAGAAATCGCCGTTCATCGTGTTCGCAGCGTCCGGCGGCGCCCGCATGCAGGAGGGCATTCTGTCGCTGATGCAGATGCCGCGGACGACCGTGGGCGTGCAGATGTTGCGCGAAGCCAAACTGCCCTACATCGTGGTGCTGACCAATCCGACCACCGGCGGCGTCACCGCCTCCTATGCCATGCTGGGCGATGTGCAGATTGCGGAACCCGGCGCGTTGATCGGCTTTGCCGGCGCGCGCGTGATCGAACAGACCATCCGCGAAAAACTGCCGGAGGGATTCCAGCGCGCTGAATATCTAAAAGACCATGGCATGGTCGACATGGTCGTGCATCGCCATGATATGCGCGCCACATTGGCGCGGCTCTGCCGGTTGCTGACGAAATCCCCTGCCGTGGAGACCGCGCCGAAACCCGCCCCGGTCTTTGATCCGGCCCAGATCGTATCCGCTGCGGACGTCGCACCGGCTGCGCCGCACGCGTGAACGCGCCCGCGGCCATACCATCGACGCCGCTTCGCGAATTAATCGCGCGGCTGTCCGCGCTGCATCCCCAAAGCATCGACCTCGGCCTGGAGCGGATGCATCGGCTGCTGGAGCGGCTCGATCATCCCGAGCGCAAGCTGCCGCCGGTGATCCATGTCGCCGGCACCAACGGCAAGGGGTCGACGATCGCGTACCTGCGCTCGATCCTGGAAGCGGCGGGCTTGCGTGTCCACGTCTATACCTCGCCTTTTCTGGTGCGGATCAACGAATGCTTTCGCCTCGGCCGCATTGGCGGTGGCGCGCTGGTCGGCGACGATGAATTGCGTGGGGCGCTGGAGCATTGCGAGCGAGCCAATGCAGGTGCGCCGATCACCATTTTTGAAGTCGAGACCGCGGCTGCGTTGTGTCTGTTCGCGCAACATCCGGCCGACGTGGTGCTGCTGGAAGTCGGTCTCGGCGGGCGCTTGGATGCGACCAACGTCATCGATGCGCCGCTGGCGACGGTGATTGCGCCTGTCAGCATGGATCACACCGAATTTCTCGGCGATACGCTGACGGCAATTGCCGGCGAAAAGGCAGCGATCATCAAGCGCGACGTGCCGGTGATTTGCGCCGAGCAGGCGCCCGAGGCGATGACCGTCATCGAACAACAGGCCCGGCGCATGCGCGCGCCGCTGCACGCAGCCGGGCAACAATGGCATGTCAGTGTCGAGCGCAGCCGGCTGGTCTATCAGGATGATCGCGGGTTGATGGATCTCGCCGCACCCAAATTGTTCGGACGGCATCAGTTCGACAATGCAGGTCTTGCCATTGCGACGCTGCGCGCACTCGACACCTTCAAGATCGACGGCGCGGCGTTCGAGGCCGGTATCGTCAACGCCGAATGGCCGGCGCGGATGCAGCGCCTGGCCGCCGGGGCGCTGGTGGATCTGGCGCCTGCGGGCTGCGAAATCTGGCTCGACGGTGGGCATAACGCCGAGGGTGGCCGCGTTGCTGCCGCCGCATTAGGCGATCTCGAAGAGCGGGTCTCGCGTCCCCTCGTGGTCGTCGTGGGCATGATGGCGAACAAGGATCCCGGGGCGTTTCTTGCCAACTTCGCCGGCTTGACGCGCCACATCATCGCGGTGCCGATCCCCGATCGCGACAATTCGATGTCGCCGGACCGGCTGGCGGACGCAGCGCGCGCACTCGGCATGCGCGTGGAAACCTCAGCCAGCGTGGAAACCGCACTGCAAGCGCTGACGCGCCTCGCCTATGAGGTGCCGCCGCGCATCCTGATCACGGGCTCGCTCTATCTTGCCGGCCCCGTGCTTGCGGCCAACGGCACGCCGCCGCGGTAGGCCGGACACCGGGAGGGATTATGCGCTTTGCCGCGATTGCCGATGTGCACGGAAATTATCTCGCACTGGAAGCGGTCGTTGCCGACATCCGTGCGCAGGGCATCGACGAGATCGTCAACCTCGGTGACATGGCAAGCGGACCGCTCGATGCACGGCGAACCATGGACGCCTTGATGGCGCTCGACGCCATTCATGTGCTCGGCAATCATGACCGCTACCTGATCGACAGGCCGCCGGAGCAGATGGGATCATGGGATCGGCCGGCGTATGCGCAACTCGATCCACGGCATCTCGACTGGCTGCGCACGGTGCCGTCGACCAGGGTGTTTCGCGACCATGTCTTTCTCTGCCACGCGACGCCCGACAATGACCAGGTCTACTGGCTTGAGACCGTTCTTCCCGACGGCACGGTGCGGATGTCTTCGCTTGAAGCGATCGAAGAAGTTGCCAAGGATATCACGCAGCCGCTCATCCTCTGCGGCCACACCCATATCGCGCGAGCGGTCCGGCTTGGCGACGGACGCCTGGTGGTCAATCCCGGCAGCGTGGGCTCGCCCGGCTATCGCGATATCCACCCGTTTCCGCATGTCATCGAGGCCGGTACGCCGGACGCACGCTACGCGATCCTGGAATGCGAGGGTGGGGTCTGGCGCGCGACGTTCCGGCATGTGCCTTATGACCACGAGGCGATGGCGGCACTGGCGCAGCGCAATGGCCAGCCCGAACTTGCCGTCGCGCTGGCGACAGGGTGGATCCGGTAGCGGCGAAAAACAAAACGGCCGGCGAATAGCCGGCCGTCAAAGCAGTTTGTCGATAAGAGGCGGATCAGACCGCGGCGGAAATCCACTGCTGCAGCTTCTGCTTCGGCGCCGCGCCGACCTGGCGCGAGGCCATCTCGCCGCCCTTGAAGATCATCAGGGTGGGGATCGACATCACGCCGTATTTCGAGGCCGTCTTCGGGCTCTCATCGACGTTCAGCTTCACGATCTTGACCTTGTCGCCCATTGCGCCGGAAATCTCGTCGAGTGCGGGCGCGATCATGCGGCAGGGACCGCACCATTCGGCCCAGAAATCGACCACCACCGGGCCGGTCGCCTTGAGCACTTCGGCATCGAAATCGGCGTCAGAAACCTTGCCAACGGCCATGGGAATACCTCGTTCGGTTGAGAGAGAAAGGCGCAAATGGAATCGCGCCGGGATCATGCATCCAACCTATGAACGCGACCTTGCCGGGTCAAGCTTGGCTGGCCCCGGCGTGGTAGGATGCCAGCTCCGTGTCCAGCGCGGGGGCGGAAATCTCCATCAATTCAGGCGTTTCGGTCCAGAGCAGCGCGGCGCGGATCGCCCGCTGGGGATAAAGCTTCGCCAGCACCGCGCGGTACAGCGCCAGCTGGCGGACATAGGCGGACGGGGCGTCCGCCGGCAGGCTTGGCGGGGCGTGGTTGGTCTTGAAATCGACAATCAGGACCTCGCTCGGCGTCACCACCAGCCGGTCGATTTGCCCCGAAACCAGCGCCGGAGGCCGTCCGGGCCGCTGCAGCCGACCGACGATCGAGACCTCGGCGCGGCTGCCGGACGCAAAGACCTGTGCGAAGCGCGGGTCCTCGATCACGGCCAATACCCCGCCCGCCAGCGCCGCGCGCTCGCCTTCGTCCCAGCCGGCGGCATTATGGTTGAGATATTTGAGCGCCGCGTCGCGGCGGCGATCCCCAGGAATATCCGGTAGGGATTGCAGCAGCCGATGCACCAGCGTCCCGCGCTGCAAAGCGAGGGCGCGCTCACGGATTGATTCGCCCGCCCGGACGCGATGGCCTTCGTCGTCGGCGACACCTGAGGGACGCAGCAGATGGTCGGTCAACGTCTCCGGCGGGGCCGATATGCGCAACCACGAGGGCAGCGCGATTGGCGCGGCCGCGGTCGCCGTTCGCGCGGCGGTCGACGGAGTGGCGGCATCCTCAGGCCGCGAATAGCGCTTCACCTTGCCGTTGGCCGTCTCGAATTCCTGCAATTGCAATCCGGAATTGGCGAGGCCTTTGTCGATCAGGTCGTACCAGGAGAAGCGACGAACCGTGTTCATGTTGCCCGGCACGCAGCCGCCGACGATCAGCCGGTCGGCCG is part of the Bradyrhizobium canariense genome and encodes:
- the accD gene encoding acetyl-CoA carboxylase, carboxyltransferase subunit beta, producing MNWLTNVVRPKIRNILRRETPENLWIKCPDSGQLVFYKDVEANQFVIPGSNYHMRMGAMARLKSIFDNETWYDIALPEVMADPLKFRDERRYADRIKDARAKTGLNDAIKVGYGKLEGAGVVIAVQDFDFMGGSLGMAAGEAIVRGLELALEKKSPFIVFAASGGARMQEGILSLMQMPRTTVGVQMLREAKLPYIVVLTNPTTGGVTASYAMLGDVQIAEPGALIGFAGARVIEQTIREKLPEGFQRAEYLKDHGMVDMVVHRHDMRATLARLCRLLTKSPAVETAPKPAPVFDPAQIVSAADVAPAAPHA
- a CDS encoding bifunctional folylpolyglutamate synthase/dihydrofolate synthase; this translates as MNAPAAIPSTPLRELIARLSALHPQSIDLGLERMHRLLERLDHPERKLPPVIHVAGTNGKGSTIAYLRSILEAAGLRVHVYTSPFLVRINECFRLGRIGGGALVGDDELRGALEHCERANAGAPITIFEVETAAALCLFAQHPADVVLLEVGLGGRLDATNVIDAPLATVIAPVSMDHTEFLGDTLTAIAGEKAAIIKRDVPVICAEQAPEAMTVIEQQARRMRAPLHAAGQQWHVSVERSRLVYQDDRGLMDLAAPKLFGRHQFDNAGLAIATLRALDTFKIDGAAFEAGIVNAEWPARMQRLAAGALVDLAPAGCEIWLDGGHNAEGGRVAAAALGDLEERVSRPLVVVVGMMANKDPGAFLANFAGLTRHIIAVPIPDRDNSMSPDRLADAARALGMRVETSASVETALQALTRLAYEVPPRILITGSLYLAGPVLAANGTPPR
- a CDS encoding metallophosphoesterase family protein produces the protein MRFAAIADVHGNYLALEAVVADIRAQGIDEIVNLGDMASGPLDARRTMDALMALDAIHVLGNHDRYLIDRPPEQMGSWDRPAYAQLDPRHLDWLRTVPSTRVFRDHVFLCHATPDNDQVYWLETVLPDGTVRMSSLEAIEEVAKDITQPLILCGHTHIARAVRLGDGRLVVNPGSVGSPGYRDIHPFPHVIEAGTPDARYAILECEGGVWRATFRHVPYDHEAMAALAQRNGQPELAVALATGWIR
- the trxA gene encoding thioredoxin, with translation MAVGKVSDADFDAEVLKATGPVVVDFWAEWCGPCRMIAPALDEISGAMGDKVKIVKLNVDESPKTASKYGVMSIPTLMIFKGGEMASRQVGAAPKQKLQQWISAAV